In a single window of the Arachis hypogaea cultivar Tifrunner chromosome 6, arahy.Tifrunner.gnm2.J5K5, whole genome shotgun sequence genome:
- the LOC112698121 gene encoding putative uridine kinase C227.14, with the protein MLLYMHIVGLAGPPGAGKSTLAHEVVSRVNKLWPERASSMDSQNPEEAHARRGAPWTFNPSRLLACFKNLKIHGFVYVPSFDHGVGDPVEDDIFVNIQ; encoded by the exons atgttattgtaCATGCACATTGTTGGCCTGGCTGGTCCGCCAGGTGCTGGAAAAAGCACTCTTGCACATGAAGTAGTCAGCCGGGTAAACAAGCTTTGGCCAGAGAGAGCTTCTTCCATGGACTCCCAG AATCCAGAGGAAGCACATGCCAGAAGGGGAG CTCCATGGACATTCAATCCATCACGTCTACTTGCGTGTTTTAAGAATCTTAAAATTCAT GGATTCGTCTATGTTCCATCATTTGACCATGGGGTTGGGGACCCAGTGGAAGATGATATCTTTGTGAATATTCAGTGA
- the LOC112805382 gene encoding NADP-dependent malic enzyme 4, chloroplastic-like: LLQERNERLFYKLLMEDVEELLPVVYAPTVGEACQKYGSIFMCPQGLYITLKEKGRILEVLRNWPEKNIQFIVVTDGERILGLGDLGCQGMGIPVGKLSLYTALGGVHPSACLPITIDVGTNNENSLNDELYIGLKQRRATGQEYDELMHEFMSAVKQNYGEKVLIQFKDFANHNAFDLLEKYRSTHLVFNDDIQGTASVVLAGLVAALKLVGGNLADHRILFLGAGEAGTGIAELIALETSKQTNAPLDEVPKNIWLVDSKGLIVGSRKELLQHFKKPWAHDHEPVHRLVDDVNKIKPTVLIGTSGQGRTSTTEVIEAMASTNEKPIILSLSNPSSQSECTAEEAYKWSQGRAIFASGSPFPPVEYEGKVFVPGQANNAYIFPEQSRDSPLPVHHEREDPDQHSTSPPPTDPTGQHSRQHPRGHDQQSTSPPPLSSVSGFWPPTINTAVPLVVFSSLGRLYEYANNRNPLEETAPIRVFGPWSTNFVEELAFEYFK, translated from the exons TTATTGCAGGAGAGGAATGAACGGTTGTTTTATAAGCTTCTTATGGAGGACGTCGAAGAGTTACTCCCAGTTGTCTATGCTCCAACTGTCGGTGAGGCTTGCCAGAAATACGGAAGCATCTTCATGTGTCCTCAGGGTCTTTATATCACCTTGAAAGAGAA GGGGAGGATTCTTGAAGTACTAAGGAATTGGCCTGAGAAGAACATTCAATTCATTGTTGTAACTGATGGAGAACGGATCTTGGGTCTTGGGGATCTTGGTTGTCAG GGAATGGGAATACCAGTTGGAAAACTTTCTTTATATACAGCACTCGGAGGAGTTCATCCGTCTGCC TGTTTGCCTATCACCATTGATGTGGGAACAAACAACGAGAACTCGTTGAATGATGAGTTATATATAGGGCTCAAGCAAAGACGGGCGACTGGGCAG GAATATGATGAACTTATGCATGAATTTATGAGTGCTGTCAAGCAAAATTACGGAGAGAAAGTCCTCATTCAG TTTAAAGACTTTGCAAACCACAACGCATTTGATCTActtgaaaaatatagatcaacCCATCTTGTTTTCAATGATGATA TCCAGGGTACAGCATCAGTGGTCCTTGCTGGACTAGTTGCAGCTCTGAAATTGGTTGGGGGCAACTTGGCTGACCACAGAATCTTATTCCTTGGTGCTGGAGAG GCTGGCACTGGAATTGCAGAACTTATTGCACTTGAAACATCAAAACAG ACTAATGCCCCACTAGATGAAGTGCCCAAGAACATTTGGTTGGTGGACTCAAAG GGATTGATTGTCGGTTCCCGAAAAGAATTGCTTCAACATTTTAAGAAGCCATGGGCCCATGATCACGAACCTGTTCATCGACTTGTAGACGATGTTAAT AAAATCAAACCAACAGTGTTAATTGGAACCTCTGGACAAGGAAGAACTTCCACTACAGAGGTTATTGAGGCAATGGCTTCAACCAATGAG AAACCTATCATTCTTTCACTTTCCAACCCATCTTCACAATCAGAATGTACTGCTGAAGAGGCTTACAAGTGGAGCCAG GGTCGCGCCATTTTCGCTAGCGGAAGCCCATTCCCTCCTGTTGAGTATGAAGGAAAAGTTTTTGTGCCTGGCCAG GCCAATAATGCATACATATTCCCCGAACAGAGCAGAGATTCCCCACTGCCGGTGCACCACGAACGCGAAGACCCAGATCAACACAGCACCTCGCCACCACCGACTGACCCAACAGGGCAGCACAGCAGACAGCACCCACGAGGCCATGATCAACAAAGCACCTCGCCACCTCCACTCAGCAGCGTTTCTGGATTCTGGCCACCCACGATCAACACAGCAG TCCCTCTTGTTGTCTTCTCCAGCCTTGGCCGTTTGTATGAGTATGCTAACAACAGAAATCCTCTCGAA GAAACAGCTCCAATTAGAGTTTTTGGACCATGGAGTACTAATTTTGTTGAAGAGTTAGCTTTTGAGTATTTTAAATGA